From the genome of Deinococcus sp. AJ005, one region includes:
- a CDS encoding ABC transporter permease, with protein sequence MLNFTIRRLLQIPLVMIALSIIVIGLTQLLTPEQRAAPYIRSEQQAARLEQIITERGLRDPFPIQYGRWFSNIVKGDLGYSKASNKDVLATIQERLPNTVELSLVTAIPILLLSIWLGTLSALHKDKLIDQILRVVVVFGYSLPTFVLGIVLLAVFYAYLGWLPGAGQLDILNQFAVGDLKRYTGMMTVDAALNGRWDIAWDALQHMILPAVTLLIVLSANLVKVMRNSMLEVLTSDYVRTARAKGLSSKVVNGKHARRNALLPIVTLGGFLVIGLLGGSVITETIFAYPGIGQWFVQAALQLDIAGVLGFTLLSALLVVVMSTVVDLLYGVLDPRVRFY encoded by the coding sequence ATGCTTAATTTCACCATTCGGCGGCTGCTCCAGATTCCACTGGTCATGATTGCCCTGTCCATCATCGTCATCGGCCTGACGCAACTGCTGACGCCCGAGCAGCGGGCCGCCCCGTACATCCGCAGCGAGCAGCAGGCCGCCCGCCTGGAACAGATCATCACCGAGCGCGGACTGCGCGATCCCTTCCCGATTCAGTACGGGCGCTGGTTTTCCAACATCGTCAAGGGCGATCTGGGCTATTCCAAGGCCAGCAACAAAGACGTGCTGGCTACCATTCAGGAGCGCCTGCCCAACACCGTCGAACTGTCGCTGGTGACGGCCATTCCCATTCTGCTGCTGTCCATCTGGCTGGGCACCCTGAGCGCACTGCACAAGGACAAATTGATCGACCAGATTCTGCGGGTGGTGGTGGTCTTCGGCTACAGCCTGCCCACCTTCGTGCTGGGCATCGTGCTGCTGGCGGTGTTTTACGCGTATCTGGGCTGGCTGCCCGGCGCAGGGCAACTGGATATCCTCAACCAGTTCGCGGTGGGTGACCTGAAGCGCTACACCGGCATGATGACCGTGGACGCCGCCCTGAACGGACGCTGGGACATCGCCTGGGACGCCTTGCAGCATATGATCCTGCCCGCCGTGACCCTGCTGATCGTGCTGAGCGCCAATCTGGTCAAGGTGATGCGCAACAGCATGCTGGAGGTGCTGACCAGCGATTACGTCCGCACCGCCCGTGCCAAGGGGCTGTCATCCAAAGTGGTGAACGGCAAACACGCCCGCCGCAACGCGCTGCTACCGATCGTGACGCTGGGCGGCTTTCTGGTCATCGGTCTGCTGGGCGGCTCGGTGATCACCGAAACGATCTTTGCCTACCCAGGGATCGGGCAGTGGTTCGTACAGGCCGCGCTGCAACTCGACATTGCCGGGGTGCTGGGCTTCACGCTGCTCTCGGCGCTGCTGGTGGTGGTCATGAGTACCGTGGTGGACCTGCTCTACGGCGTTCTCGATCCACGCGTGAGGTTCTACTGA